Below is a genomic region from Raphanus sativus cultivar WK10039 chromosome 4, ASM80110v3, whole genome shotgun sequence.
GTGGTGTGAGTTGTGGCTGCATGTAAACATTCACAATACCTGAGCGTTTAGTTTCTTCTGAGTCTCAGTCTCCTCTTCAAGCATCTGCACCCTGCAGCATTTGAAACCATGGGaaacaatcaatcaatcatttGTTTACCACTTTTGGAAGTAACGTAAAGAACAATCTCGAAATGGTGTTGTATCTTTTATTACCTCTGCTCCAAGAAATGAACCTGAGAAGATAGAGCAGCCTCCCTTGCAATCTGTTAATTTTAAAAGGCTCTTATTCATATCCTTCACACCAACGAAGATCTGGCTTTCGGTATTCACGTTGGCATTTGTAAAAAATGAAGATCTGTAGTCAATGAAACAGAGCATATGCAAGAAAATAAGCTCAACAGAAGAACATAAAACATACCAGCAGCTGGATCATAAAGTTGAACCAATTCGGTTAACCTCTCCTGCCAAAGCACATAAAAGATAGTGTACAAATCACACCAAGAAAATGAATATAGAATTAAAAAAGGTCGAGGTCGTCATAACCTGGGTATCTAACAGAAGTAAGCCTGCATATATATATCCAAAGTAATTTAGTATACGAAAAAAGAACTTAggaaacaaactaaaaaatacaaatcctATTTCAAATGAATCAAATCTGAAATCAAGATAGAAATCGATTGAGAGAAAGTTCCATACCTAAAGGACGCAAAACTTTAACGGTCTCCAACCTTCTCGTCATAGTCTGTGGACCTTCCTCTCTCAAGTGATCTAACCCATGACATATGACCTCTCGCATTTCTTTGACTTCTGACGCCGGAAGAAGCGCCGGTTTGGACGTTTGGTTTGCCTCGACCGGAGGAGACCGCCGCACCTTTTTTAGACTTCACTGAGTTAACATCGCCGGAAGAGATACCGGGGTGGACGACTGGGTTGACCGAACCGGATGAGACAACCGCTGGGTTCGTTGCCTTCATGGAGGGAACAACGCCGGAAGAAACACCGGATTGAACATCGGCCCGCCGCTTCGCATTTCGAGTTCTCTGAGTCGGGTAAGCTTCATCGCTATAGATAATCGAGAGGGTAATAGCAACTTTGATGTAGAAGCAACATCGAGAGGTTTTATAGAAGAACAGAAAGAGGAAGCCAAAAGATCTCATTAATGGGTTTAATGACAGATTAAAGAGCGTAAAGGCAGAAGAAAGAGGAGGATGAACACGATCATGAATCGACAATCGCAAACGGCGATTAGGGTTTCTACATCGCGGTAAGAGAAAAGTGATGAGAGCATTGTCTTGAGCTAATGGGCTGGCAGAAACAACGCGACGTCGAAGCCCAGAGTCGGATTTCGGTTGAAGCCCAACAGAGGAAAGGAAGGATCAACGTGGACGAATGCTGGTCTCTGATTGGACTGAATTAAAGTGGTGACGTGGACATGCTCTCTATTCAGCTTATtagccttttagtatagtattgaTTACATTTGTCTCATCCAAGCAAGCAgtattaacaatatataaagTTATCTCTTCTACTTGatcatgttttatatatttgttacatGTTTATAAGTTTTAACAGTCAGGTTGATTACTGAAAACTTTAGCAATTTTCATTCACCATATGTTGTCAAACTTAAGACCCCAAGTAAGTATTGAATCAGTGACACGGTAAATATAAGATTCAGTAGAGCTCATAAGCACACAAGAACACATCATGATGATGAGGATTAGATTCAGTCAATTCACAGATGTAAAATAGACCCAACAAACACGAAACATTGACGTCTGAGAAACACATCCCAAGGGAGGTTTTACAAAGCAAACATTCATACAAGCACCAAGAGACAATACTACTAAGTATCCTTTTTTGTATTCATTCACAAGAAGATCAGAGAAGAACAGCAACAGGTACACAATCCATAATACGAAAGTTGCCACCAAGCACAACTTCACACCACTTAACTGTACCCCAAATATCACCTCCTCCTAGGCGTCTCTCCACGGCAATCTCCGCACACCAGATCTCTTCCTTCTGCATGAACAGAACCATTTTCCCACCTCCATAACTCGCAGCTTTCGACCATGAACAACCCCGCGGCAATAGACCTTCCAAACCTTTCACAACTCCCCAAGATCTCAGCTTAGGATCATAAGCTCTCAAACACTTGCCACGAACGTCATAGTAATACAAGACATCATCGATGACACAAGAACCGGACCACTCCTTGGAGTGCAGAAGCTCATCTCCGACGCAACTATTGGGAACTGCAATGGGATCGTAAACGAAGCTATTGTAGCAAGTCCTCATGTAAATCTTACCTCCCATAGCCACACTACTAAACCACACTTTGCCTTGCTCCCAATCTGGCCTCGGCTTAAGCTTCCAAACCTCAGTCTCTGTATCAAACACCATCATCGTTCTTGACCTTGATTTCATCGGCGAATGACCATCTGATCCTCCGATTACATAAATCTTTCCCTCAATTACTTGCGCCACGGAACCAGCAACCGCCTTGGGCATATCAGCGAGAGGCCGAGACGTGTGAGATCTACAATCGATGAGAGAAACACTCGACGTGATGCTCCAATCTTGAAATCCACCCATCACGAAGATGTTAGAACCAACGGCGACGTAGCTTCCCTGCAGAGGCATCGGAGGGAGCGAAGGGAGATGGACCAAGCGATGATCACTCGTTGTTTCTCTGTTAGGTTTGATGCAAAGAGTAAACCAGTGGATGTCAGAGGTCTGATCCTTGGAGATTGCGACGTAGATGAACTGCTCTGTGCACCCCAAGAAGGATCGTCTCGCGTATAGCTCCGGTGAAGCGATGAGCGATCGGAAACGCCTGGAGACTTGGGAGAGAGTCGGGTAATAGGATCGAGAGACACGCGCTACGATGTCGACGAAGATTTCTTCGGGGAGAGAAGAGATCGGAGACGGCGGTTGCTTCTTCTGTGCCCTAATTtcggaggaagaagaagaagacatgtcTCGATTGATGATACTCGGATCATACAATCGACCAAAGCTCCAATAAAACCCTAGCTTTTTCAGGAAGCTTAACATGTAAAACTGTATTTATATGTGTGATCCGACTTGGCTTTTGTATATGTATTGAGGGAAGGAAATCGAGAGTTTCAGAAACGCTTTTACGATTCAGTTTCACAGAAAGAAAGACGGTTATGACGCTTGTCATCACTGTATAGGGTTGGTGTTGTGGACTAAAGAATATGGGCCTGGGCTCAATACTTAAATTCTTATAGACCCATACATGTGCTCAGATAATTTAGCTGTACGTATATGGCTCCTGTAGTACCTGGATGAATCCAGTGTTCTTGTAGTTTTTgataggggtgggcaaaaaacccaaaccgaatcgaactgaaccaaccaaaccgaagttaaaccgaaccaaaccaaaccgtgctctttatgtaatccaattggtttatgttttacttaatccgaacggtttggtttggtttgggtttaaaccgaaccaaaccgaaccaaaccgataatccaatatatatatagtaaaaatatatatgatatatatatatatatgtatgtattaacatattgtaaattttagttaaaatttcgtttttcattttttcataacttccatatctttaaaaaaattataaatatgattcaaataatactattatatataaaatcatgtagcataagtttttatattctcactctatcgtttatgagttgattagtttttaataaaagtataaaactaatgccttcatattttataaccaatacgaactacaccgaaccaaactagaccataataatgtaaaccgaactaaatctaaaccaaaccgaaccgaattaaacccaaaccgaacccaaaccaaagctattttggttttaattggtttgagttttataaaacccaaattacccaaaccaaaccgaacccgaaattaaaccgaaatgcccacccctagtttTTGATAATAATAAGTAATCAAAGAGAAGAGTTCCATAAACAAAGATCAAATTGAGTTTTCTGTGATTTTATTAGAATGACAAAAAACAAGTATAAATAAGAGGGTGTCTCTCTTAACTGGGAAGAGAAGAATATTACAAACATAACACAAGGGTGGAAAACGAACAACACTTTGGTGATTGTGTGGTTTTTTTAAGAAACGTGCTACATAAAGTAGCAAAACCACTGGGGGACTCCCTCTACTAACCTGAGAAATAATATAAGACGAGAGCGAGAAAGCAAA
It encodes:
- the LOC108851307 gene encoding F-box/kelch-repeat protein At4g38940 — encoded protein: MLSFLKKLGFYWSFGRLYDPSIINRDMSSSSSSEIRAQKKQPPSPISSLPEEIFVDIVARVSRSYYPTLSQVSRRFRSLIASPELYARRSFLGCTEQFIYVAISKDQTSDIHWFTLCIKPNRETTSDHRLVHLPSLPPMPLQGSYVAVGSNIFVMGGFQDWSITSSVSLIDCRSHTSRPLADMPKAVAGSVAQVIEGKIYVIGGSDGHSPMKSRSRTMMVFDTETEVWKLKPRPDWEQGKVWFSSVAMGGKIYMRTCYNSFVYDPIAVPNSCVGDELLHSKEWSGSCVIDDVLYYYDVRGKCLRAYDPKLRSWGVVKGLEGLLPRGCSWSKAASYGGGKMVLFMQKEEIWCAEIAVERRLGGGDIWGTVKWCEVVLGGNFRIMDCVPVAVLL